Proteins from a single region of Macrotis lagotis isolate mMagLag1 chromosome 2, bilby.v1.9.chrom.fasta, whole genome shotgun sequence:
- the TFR2 gene encoding transferrin receptor protein 2 isoform X8, whose translation MERVRGFFLKANQELSSHNSFIIYKQVEKNQRKQLEDEKQEEEGEDPSALIMDMELRTNQQGETGRQNLTPKIITPLILINILVFTVAFLLGYITFRGSCQSCKDSMSEVSDELGYELNPDTSGSNLYWADLREMFHKYLSEEQLKSSISPLFSLNRTISLLERSSGSPGMTTLSRQIRDMFSQQKLDHVWMDTHYVGLQFPDPARPNTLHWVDESGNVLGELQLEDPDVYCPYSAKGSAVGALIYANYGRLKDMEALKEKDLDPKGHLLLVRIGHVSFAEKVSNAEAFGALGVLIYPDPADIYPDPHKKLKLSNHTAVYGHVHLGTGDPYTPGFPSFNQTQFPPVESSGLPSIPVQPISANITAQLLGKLSGPKAPQEWKGTLSDTPYRLGPGPTLRLVVNNHRNSTPIISIFGCIEGRSEPGRRNHYIVIGAQRDAWGPGAAKSAVGTAILLELVRTFSAMVRNGFQPRRSLLFVSWDAGDFGNVGATEWLEGYLTMLHLKAAVYVSLDNAVLGDDQFHAKTSPLLTSLIESILKQVDSPNHSGQTLYDQVVVPGQSWETKVIQPLPKDSSAYTFTAFGGVPAVEFSFIEEGPPYPFLNTKEDTYKNLHGALQGRLPAVARAVAMVVGQLLIRLSHDHLLPLDFGCYGDVILKHIGQLNEFSGDLKARGLTLQWMYSARGDYIRSAERLQKEIYSSEESNERLMRMFNVRIMRVKGTILWGPCSNTCSC comes from the exons ATGGAAAGGGTTCGAGGGTTCTTCCTGAAAGCG AATCAAGAGCTGTCCTCCCACAATTCCTTTATCATCTACAAACAAGTTGAAAAGAACCAGAGAAAACAGTTGGAAGATGAGAagcaagaggaagaaggagaagatcCATCTGCTCTTATCATGGACATGGAACTTAGGACCAACCAACAGGGGGAAACTGGGAGGCAGAACCTGACCCCCAAAATAATCACCCCCCTTATACTCATCAATATTTTGGTCTTTACTGTGG CTTTCCTCCTGGGCTACATTACTTTTCGGGGTTCATGCCAGTCTTGTAAGGATTCTATGTCAGAAGTGAGTGATGAGTTAGGCTATGAGCTGAATCCAGACACTAGTGGTTCTAACCTGTACTGGGCTGACCTTCGGGAGATGTTCCACAAATACTTGAGTGAGGAGCAACTGAAAAGTTCTATCAG CCCCCTGTTCTCCCTAAACAGGACCATCAGCCTTCTGGAGCGATCCTCAGGTTCCCCTGGAATGACTACTCTTTCTCGCCAGATCCGAGATATGTTCTCACAGCAGAAGCTAGACCATGTGTGGATGGATACCCATTATGTAGGACTGCAGTTCCCTGACCC GGCCCGGCCAAACACACTACATTGGGTCGATGAGTCCGGCAATGTTTTGGGAGAATTACAGTTGGAGGATCCTGATGTCTATTGTCCCTACAGTGCCAAAGGCAGTGCTGTT GGAGCACTCATCTATGCCAACTATGGTCGACTGAAGGATATGGAAGCTCTCAAGGAGAAGGATTTGGACCCCAAGGGGCACTTACTTCTGGTGCGAATTGGACATGTGAGCTTTGCTGAGAAG GTGTCCAATGCTGAGGCCTTTGGGGCTCTGGGTGTCCTCATCTACCCAGATCCTGCTGACATCTACCCAGATCCCCACAAGAAGCTGAAGCTGTCTAACCACACAGCTGTGTATGGACAT GTTCACTTGGGAACAGGAGACCCCTATACTCCTGGCTTCCCCTCCTTTAATCAAACCCAGTTCCCACCTGTGGAATCCTCTGGCCTCCCTAGTATCCCAGTACAGCCCATCAGTGCCAACATCACAGCCCAGCTGCTGGG GAAGTTGTCAGGCCCTAAGGCCCCCCAAGAGTGGAAAGGGACTCTTTCTGACACTCCTTATCGGCTAGGCCCTGGGCCAACTTTGCGTCTTGTTGTCAACAACCATCGAAACTCAACACCCATTATCAGTATCTTTGGCTGCATTGAGGGTCGCTCGGAACCTGGTAGGAGAA ATCATTACATTGTCATTGGGGCCCAGAGAGATGCCTGGGGTCCAGGGGCTGCCAAATCTGCTGTGGGCACAGCCATCCTGCTGGAATTGGTGCGCACCTTCTCTGCTATGGTGAGGAATG GTTTTCAGCCTCGACGAAGTCTGCTTTTTGTCAGTTGGGATGCAGGTGACTTTGGGAATGTGGGAGCCACTGAATGGTTAGAG ggCTACCTTACCATGTTGCACCTCAAAGCTGCTGTCTATGTGAGCCTGGACAATGCTGTGCTTG GGGATGACCAGTTCCATGCAAAAACTAGTCCTCTTCTCACCAGCCTCATTGAGAGCATCCTAAAGCAG GTGGATTCTCCCAACCATAGTGGTCAAACCCTTTATGATCAGGTGGTGGTTCCAGGCCAGAGCTGGGAGACTAAGGT GATCCAGCCCCTGCCTAAGGACAGCAGTGCTTATACCTTCACTGCCTTTGGAGGGGTTCCTGCTGTTGAGTTCTCATTCATTGAG GAAGGCCCACCCTACCCCTTCCTGAATACCAAAGAAGACACATATAAGAATCTACATGGAGCATTACAAGGGCGGCTGCCAGCTGTGGCCCGGGCTGTGGCCATGGTAGTGGGTCAACTACTCATTCGGCTCAGCCATGATCACTTGCTACCCCTAGACTTTGGCTGCTATGGAGATGTCATACTGAAGCACATTGGCCAACTCAATGAGTTTTCTGGAGATCTCAAG GCCAGAGGCCTGACCCTGCAGTGGATGTACTCAGCACGAGGAGATTACATCCGGTCAGCTGAGAGGCTGCAGAAGGAGATTTACAGCTCAGAGGAGAGCAATGAGAGATTAATGCGAATGTTCAATGTCCGAATCATGAGA GTCAAGGGGACCATACTCTGGGGGCCTTGCTCGAACACCTGCAGCTGCTGA